A section of the Streptomyces sp. NBC_00178 genome encodes:
- a CDS encoding HemK2/MTQ2 family protein methyltransferase, giving the protein MSADTAEATRPVRLMTLPGVYAPQHDTRLLVAALDREGIHPGAEVLDLGTGSGALALHAAQLGARVTAVDIAWRSVMTARLNALLRHHRITVQRSDLLSALPGRSYDLVVCNPPYVPSPVGPPSGHSAARAWDAGLDGRAVLDRVCATAPAALRPGGRLLMVHSGLCDSAVTVRRLEDAGLRAHVSDRAHVPLGPVLRSRLRWLRRTGLMGDADTTEELVVIRAEQP; this is encoded by the coding sequence ATGTCCGCAGACACGGCCGAGGCCACCCGTCCTGTCCGGTTGATGACACTTCCGGGGGTGTACGCACCCCAGCACGACACCCGGCTGCTCGTCGCGGCACTCGACCGGGAGGGGATACACCCCGGCGCCGAAGTGCTCGACCTCGGGACGGGCAGCGGCGCGCTGGCTCTGCACGCCGCGCAGCTCGGTGCGCGGGTGACGGCCGTGGACATCGCGTGGCGGTCGGTGATGACGGCCAGGCTCAACGCGCTCCTGCGCCACCACCGCATCACGGTGCAGCGCAGCGACCTGCTCTCGGCGCTGCCGGGCCGGTCCTACGACCTCGTGGTCTGCAACCCGCCCTATGTGCCGTCCCCCGTCGGCCCGCCCTCCGGCCACAGCGCGGCACGCGCCTGGGACGCCGGCCTGGACGGCCGGGCGGTCCTCGACCGCGTCTGTGCCACGGCCCCCGCGGCGCTGCGCCCCGGTGGCCGGCTCCTGATGGTGCACTCCGGGCTGTGCGACAGCGCCGTCACGGTGCGCCGGCTGGAGGACGCGGGACTGCGGGCCCACGTCAGCGACCGCGCCCACGTACCCCTCGGGCCCGTCCTGCGGTCCCGTCTGCGGTGGCTGCGGCGTACGGGGCTGATGGGCGACGCCGACACGACCGAGGAACTGGTGGTGATCCGTGCCGAGCAGCCCTGA
- a CDS encoding iron-containing redox enzyme family protein, which produces MSGIRTGPCLPRTRGPLSQGVIGCLRDGSPLPDAASAQDADPYGDDLQLALYVSYELHYRGFHGVRPEMEWDPPLLAVRAALEDRFLTALRRDATEATGLDDLLDGLLVEPVRGSGVSWFLQDRGELRHLRDYATQRSLYHLKEADPHAWVLPRLSGRAKAGMAAVEYDEFGAGRADRVHARLFADLMDDLDLDTAYGTYLDEGRAPMLALVNMMSLFGLHRRLRGALVGHFAAVEITSSPASRRLAHAMKRTGAGSAAEFFYTEHVEADAVHEQVVRRDVIGGLLADEPGLAPDIAFGITATSFLEDRLGERLLADWQA; this is translated from the coding sequence ATGTCAGGTATCCGCACAGGCCCTTGTCTTCCGCGCACCCGGGGTCCCCTCTCCCAAGGGGTGATCGGCTGTCTGCGCGACGGCTCGCCCCTGCCGGACGCGGCCTCGGCCCAGGACGCCGATCCGTACGGCGACGACCTCCAGCTCGCCCTGTACGTCTCCTACGAGTTGCACTACCGGGGGTTCCATGGTGTGCGCCCCGAGATGGAGTGGGATCCGCCGCTGCTCGCGGTCCGCGCAGCACTGGAGGACCGTTTCCTGACGGCCCTGCGGCGCGACGCCACGGAGGCAACGGGTCTCGACGACCTGCTGGACGGACTTCTGGTGGAACCGGTCCGCGGGAGCGGTGTCTCCTGGTTCCTCCAGGACCGGGGCGAGCTGCGCCACCTCCGGGACTACGCGACCCAGCGGTCCCTCTACCACCTCAAGGAGGCCGACCCGCACGCCTGGGTCCTGCCCCGGCTCTCGGGGCGGGCCAAGGCGGGCATGGCGGCCGTCGAGTACGACGAGTTCGGGGCGGGCCGGGCGGACCGCGTCCATGCCCGGCTGTTCGCCGACCTGATGGACGACCTGGATCTGGACACCGCTTACGGCACCTACCTCGACGAAGGCCGCGCGCCCATGCTGGCGCTGGTCAACATGATGTCGCTGTTCGGCCTGCACCGACGGCTGCGCGGGGCGCTCGTCGGGCACTTCGCGGCCGTGGAGATCACCTCCTCCCCCGCGTCACGGCGCCTCGCCCACGCGATGAAGCGCACGGGGGCCGGATCCGCGGCGGAGTTCTTCTACACCGAGCACGTCGAGGCCGACGCGGTGCACGAGCAGGTGGTACGCCGCGACGTGATCGGCGGCCTGCTCGCGGACGAACCGGGCCTGGCGCCCGACATCGCCTTCGGCATCACCGCAACCTCGTTCCTGGAGGACCGGCTCGGGGAACGGCTGCTGGCCGACTGGCAGGCCTGA
- a CDS encoding PHP domain-containing protein, translating to MDPGTALRRIAFLLERSQAATYRVKAFRTASDAVASLGGDEVAERAAHGSLGAVRGIGPKTAQVIKEALDGVTPRYLERLEVESSGPLVSGGESLLAAIRGDCHLHSDWSDGGSPIPEMGRTARDLGHEWAVLTDHSPRLTVANGLTTERLLRQLSVVAALNEQWAPFRLLTGIECDILADGSLDQDPEVLERLDVVVVSVHSKLRMDAATMTERMLTAVRNPHADILGHCTGRLLGGKKRPESGFDADRVFAACAESGTAVEINCRPERLDPPRRLLRKAVASGALFSIDTDAHAPGQLDWQPYGCARAEECEVPADRVVTTWSAERLLDWTRGGTRGGASA from the coding sequence ATGGATCCCGGGACGGCCCTGCGCCGGATCGCGTTCCTGCTGGAGCGGTCGCAGGCGGCGACGTACCGGGTGAAGGCCTTCCGCACGGCTTCGGACGCCGTCGCCTCGCTCGGCGGGGACGAGGTGGCCGAGCGGGCGGCGCACGGATCGCTGGGGGCCGTCCGGGGGATCGGCCCCAAGACCGCCCAGGTGATCAAGGAGGCGCTGGACGGGGTGACGCCCCGCTACCTCGAACGGCTGGAGGTCGAGTCGTCGGGGCCGCTGGTGTCCGGCGGTGAGAGTCTCCTCGCCGCGATCCGGGGTGACTGCCACCTGCACTCGGACTGGTCCGACGGTGGCAGCCCCATCCCGGAGATGGGGCGTACGGCACGGGATCTGGGCCATGAGTGGGCCGTGCTCACCGACCACTCGCCCCGGCTGACCGTGGCCAACGGGCTGACGACCGAGCGGCTCCTGCGGCAGTTGTCCGTCGTGGCGGCGCTCAACGAGCAGTGGGCGCCCTTCCGTCTGCTCACCGGCATCGAGTGCGACATCCTCGCGGACGGCTCGCTCGACCAGGACCCCGAGGTGCTGGAACGGCTCGACGTGGTGGTCGTCTCGGTGCATTCCAAGCTGCGGATGGACGCCGCGACGATGACGGAGCGGATGCTCACGGCCGTACGCAACCCCCACGCGGACATCCTCGGTCACTGCACGGGACGGCTCCTGGGCGGGAAGAAGCGTCCCGAGTCGGGGTTCGACGCCGACCGGGTGTTCGCCGCGTGTGCGGAGTCCGGGACGGCCGTGGAGATCAACTGCCGCCCGGAGCGGCTCGATCCCCCGCGCCGGCTCCTCCGGAAGGCGGTCGCCTCGGGCGCCCTCTTCTCCATCGACACCGACGCCCACGCCCCGGGGCAGCTCGACTGGCAGCCGTACGGCTGTGCGCGCGCCGAGGAGTGCGAGGTGCCGGCGGACCGGGTCGTCACCACCTGGTCCGCCGAGCGCCTGCTGGACTGGACGAGGGGCGGGACACGGGGCGGGGCGAGCGCCTGA